A segment of the Terriglobia bacterium genome:
GCCAATTCAGTGTGCCCGCGCTCGCGAGCCACATCGGCCGGGGTTTTTCCGTCATCATTGCCGGCGGCCGGATCGGCCCCGTGGCGCAGCAATGCTTCCGCCATCTCGCGATTGCCCTGGTTCGCCGCCTCATGCAGCGCGGTCCAACCCAGGTGCTGGCGCCCATTGACCGGCGCGCCTCGTTCCAGCAACACGCGGACGATCCCCAACCGGCGTCCCGCGGCGGCGCTGTGCAGCGGTTGCACGCGCATCGGATTCCGGGCGGCGGCGCCGGGGTCCGCCCCGCGCTCCAACAGCAGTCGCGCCACCGCTTCCTGCCCGAAGAAGCAGGCCAGGTGCAGGGGCGTAAAGCCGTCGGGCGAGCAGGCATTCACCTGCTTCGGATCTCCGTCAAGAAGCTCCGTGACCCGCGCGGTGTTGCCCAGCGTTGCCGCCTCGAACACATCGAGCGCGACGCCACAAGCCAGCAGCAGTTCCACCAACTCCGTTTGCCCGCGATAGCGCGCGTTCATGGTTGCCGAAACGCCGTTCTCGTCGCGTTCCTTCGCCAGCGCGGGATTCGCCCGCAGCAATTCCTTGGCGCGAGCCATGTCGTTGCCTTTGATGGCGG
Coding sequences within it:
- a CDS encoding ankyrin repeat domain-containing protein, with the protein product MTGTDLIAAIKGNDMARAKELLRANPALAKERDENGVSATMNARYRGQTELVELLLACGVALDVFEAATLGNTARVTELLDGDPKQVNACSPDGFTPLHLACFFGQEAVARLLLERGADPGAAARNPMRVQPLHSAAAGRRLGIVRVLLERGAPVNGRQHLGWTALHEAANQGNREMAEALLRHGADPAAGNDDGKTPADVARERGHTELARLLQQGSRAAG